A region from the Acyrthosiphon pisum isolate AL4f chromosome A1, pea_aphid_22Mar2018_4r6ur, whole genome shotgun sequence genome encodes:
- the LOC100169229 gene encoding SLIT-ROBO Rho GTPase-activating protein 1 isoform X4 yields MLCAEELIGGFDEADASAFKSPIRRLGSTRKILYFNNIRLQLNEHLRCLDSRVEAQVSLVSELQDYFRRRAEVEMDYSKSLDKLAKSLQLRHKEQKQKREQWSLFTSYSCWQQLVLQTKNLSKDHGALSELYSTHLVSRLSQVTEDVQRIYKRCREICYEIHEEILRVLHELHTTMKTYQSYQTEAKQAEAKLKVAENQRLKIEQAVPKEKLDKSKKVRLIGKEVQKRKNKYFDAKLKALKARNEYILCLEATNSTVHKYFVDDLSDLMDCMDFGFHHCVTKALKMQTSAEEGRIHSMQAGLDATNLIVSAMDSGVDKQRFLEFNHTAFMIPKKFEFQGQKDEYAEPELQKLLCADMETRLEQLNQRVTSLHTESDEVWKTLATAEKTLLEMLTANDYDCSNYFGEKAIPTSKPPETISIKLRADKHETEEFYLTKLRDYLMRTSRIVRLDAKQQHISETLTSICCKRPQNGNVDSTPAKLTPQRPLHKPIVRRKRIGRLQMNGQPKLFGGSLEEYLDATNQEIPLVIKSCIRVINLYGLHHQGIFRVSGSQVEINNFKDAFERGEDPLADMTDASDINSVAGVLKLYLRELREPLFPIIYFDQFMELAQLESRHKFVLKIKELVQSFPNQVVVMLRYLFAFLNHLSEFSDENMMDVYNLAICFGPTLVPVPEEKDQVQYQNLVNDLIKNIILFHEDIFPSLSDIGGLVYEKYISREPDDVDVGDSPSDHTTEDIDSEVYPSEDECESLEATAQHDFVARSERELSFKKGETIALHTQVSGDWWRGCVNGREGLIPDKYILLKIRDEEREKPAAEPCAKSITSSDDSTRRRTSSSNDSVLSESAASGYSSPPLADVPWPPNSAGSGTVASGRNSASSSPHRRAVADAPTHEIHQRFQKNYLLNNLRIKKMVLV; encoded by the exons ATATCCGCCTCCAGCTTAACGAACATCTACGATGTCTGGACAGCCGAGTCGAAGCACAAGTATCCTTGGTATCCGAACTTCAAGATTACTTCAGAAGGCGGGCCGAGGTAGAAATGGACTACAGCAAAAGCCTGGATAAATTAGCTAAGAGCTTACAACTTCGCCACAAAGAACAAAAACAAAA GAGAGAACAGTGGTCGTTGTTTACCAGCTACTCGTGTTGGCAGCAACTGGTGTTGCAAACAAAAAATCTCAGTAAAGATCACGGAGCGCTCAGTGAGCTTTATTCCACTCATCTAGTCAGCCGATTGTCTCAGGTCACTGAAGATGTGCAAAGGATATACAAAAGA TGCCGGGAGATTTGTTATGAAATCCACGAGGAAATATTACGGGTTCTCCACGAACTGCATACCACCATGAAAACGTATCAGTCGTATCAGACGGAAGCCAAACAGGCAGAAGCGAAGCTTAAAGTGGCTGAAAATCAAAGACTGAAAATCGAACAGGCAGTTCCTAAAGAAAAACTCGATAAGTCAAAAAAAGTTAGACTTATCGGGAAAGAAGTTCAAAAA agAAAGAACAAATACTTCGATGCCAAACTCAAAGCATTGAAAGCTCGCAATGAGTACATTCTGTGTCTGGAAGCAACCAATAGCACCGTGCACAAATACTTTGTCGACGACTTATCCGATCTAATGGACTGCATGGATTTTGGATTTCACCACTGCGTGACCAAAGCTTTAAAGATGCAAACATCGGCGGAAGAAGGCCGCATTCATTCCATGCAAGCTGGACTAGACGCTACTAACCTAATTGTCTCAGCTATGGACTCCGGTGTGGACAAACAacgatttttagaatttaaccACACTGCGTTCATGATACCTAAGAAATTTGAATTCCAAGGGCAAAAGGATGAG TATGCGGAACCAGAATTGCAAAAATTGCTCTGTGCTGATATGGAGACGAGGTTGGAACAGCTGAATCAGAGAGTTACGAGCCTGCACACGGAATCGGACGAGGTGTGGAAAACACTCGCCACCGCTGAAAAAACTCTTTTGGAGATGCTTACTGCCAACGACTACGACTGTAGCAATTATTTCGGCGAAAAAGCTATTCCGACAAGCAAACCACCGGAAACCATTAGTATTAAGTTGCGAGCAGACAAACACGAGACTGAAGAATTTTATCTAACC AAACTACGCGATTATCTCATGAGAACGAGTCGAATCGTACGTCTAGATGCCAAACAGCAGCACATTAGCGAAACGTTAACGTCCATATGTTGCAAGCGTCCCCAAAATGGCAACGTCGATTCGACGCCCGCTAAACTGACACCTCAGCGACCGTTGCACAAACCGATTGTCCGGAGGAAGAGGATCGGCAGGTTACAGATGAACGGTCAACCAAAACTATTTGGCGGGTCACTGGAAGAATATTTGGATGCGACGAATCAAGAGATACCGCTGGTAATCAAGAGCTGTATTCGAGTGATAAACTTATACG GTCTTCATCATCAAGGAATCTTCAGAGTGTCCGGTTCACAGGTGgaaatcaacaattttaaagaCGCGTTCGAGAGGGGCGAAGACCCGCTTGCTGATATGACGGACGCCTCTGACATAAACTCCGTGGCCGGAGTGTTGAAATTATACTTACGTGAACTCCGAGAACCTTTGTTcccaattatttatttcgatCAATTTATGGAACTTGCCc aacTCGAATCACgtcataaatttgttttgaagaTTAAAGAACTCGTTCAAAGCTTTCCAAATCAAGTGGTTGTCATGTTGAGATATTTATTTGCGTTCCTAAACCA TTTGTCGGAGTTCAGTGACGAAAACATGATGGATGTTTACAATTTGGCCATTTGTTTTGGTCCGACGTTAGTGCCGGTCCCCGAAGAAAAAGACCAAGTTCAGTACCAGAACCTGGTCAACGatctcataaaaaatattattctattccaCGAAGACATATTCCCGTCGCTGTCGGATATCGGTGGGCTTGTGTACGAAAAGTACATATCCCGTGAGCCCGATGACGTGGACGTGGGCGATTCACCTTCTGACCATACCACAGAGGACATCGACTCTGAGGTTTACCCATCAGAAGACG AATGTGAAAGTCTCGAGGCTACAGCACAGCATGATTTTGTTGCTCGATCAGAACGGGAATTAAGTTTCAAGAAGGGTGAAACTATTGCTCTTCATACACAAGTTTCTGGAGATTGGTGGCGTGGTTGTGTCAACGGACGAGAAGGTCTTATACCAGACAAATATATACTTCTTAAGATCAG GGATGAAGAACGCGAGAAACCTGCGGCCGAACCCTGCGCCAAGTCCATCACGTCCTCAGACGATTCGACCAGACGGCGGACGTCCAGCTCCAACGACTCGGTGCTGTCCGAGTCCGCTGCTTCCGGTTACTCGTCGCCGCCGCTGGCCGACGTTCCGTGGCCACCGAACTCGGCGGGCTCCGGGACAGTGGCCAGTGGCCGGAACTCGGCGTCGTCTTCGCCCCACCGCCGGGCCGTAGCCGACGCGCCCACTCACGAG atacatcaacgttttcaaaaaaactatcTGCTGAATAATTTAAGGATAAAAAAGATggttctcgtttga